Proteins encoded by one window of Procambarus clarkii isolate CNS0578487 chromosome 92, FALCON_Pclarkii_2.0, whole genome shotgun sequence:
- the LOC123774964 gene encoding mucin-1-like, giving the protein MDQQHHGPAAPRTNSTMDQQHHGPAAPWTNSATDQQHHGPTAPRTNSTMDQQHHGPTAPWTNSTMDQQHHGPTAPRTNSTMDQQHHGPTAPRTNSTTDQQHHGPTAPRTNSTTDQQHHGPTAPRTNSTMDQQHHGPVAQWTSNTMNQQHHGPVAPWTSSTMDPQHHGPTAPWTNSTMDQQHHGPTAPWTHSTMDQQHHGPTAPWTHSTMDQQHHGPTAPWTNSTMDQQHHGPTAPWTHSTMDPQHHGPTAPWTHSTMDQQHHGPAAPWTNSTMDQQHHGPTAPWTSNTMDQEHHGPVAPCTNSTMDQQHHGPTAPWTSSTMDQQHHGPTAPWTNSTMDQQHHGPVAPWTNSTMDQ; this is encoded by the coding sequence ATGGACCAACAGCACCATGGACCAGCAGCACCACGGACCAACAGCACCATGGACCAACAGCACCATGGACCAGCAGCACCATGGACCAACAGCGCCACGGACCAACAGCACCATGGACCAACAGCACCACGGACCAACAGCACCATGGACCAACAGCACCACGGACCAACAGCACCATGGACCAACAGCACCATGGACCAGCAGCACCATGGACCAACAGCGCCACGGACCAACAGCACCATGGACCAACAGCACCATGGACCAACAGCACCACGGACCAACAGCACCACGGACCAACAGCACCACGGACCAACAGCACCACGGACCAACAGCACCACGGACCAACAGCACCATGGACCAACAGCACCACGGACCAACAGCACCATGGACCAAcagcaccatggaccagtagCACAATGGACGAGCAACACCATGAACCAgcaacaccatggaccagtagcaCCATGGACCAGTAGCACCATGGACCCACAGCACCATGGACCAACAGCACCATGGACCAACAGCACCATGGACCAACAGCACCATGGACCCACAGCACCATGGACCCACAGCACCATGGACCAGCAGCACCATGGACCCACAGCACCATGGACCCACAGCACCATGGACCAACAGCACCATGGACCAACAGCACCATGGACCAACAGCACCATGGACCAACAGCACCATGGACCAACAGCACCATGGACCCACAGCACCATGGACCCACAGCACCATGGACCAACAGCACCATGGACCCACAGCACCATGGACCAACAGCACCATGGACCAGCAGCACCATGGACCAACAGCACCATGGACCAGCAGCACCATGGACCAACAGCACCATGGACGAGCAACACCATGGACCAAGAGCACCATGGACCAGTAGCACCATGTACCAACAGCACCATGGACCAGCAGCACCATGGACCAACAGCACCATGGACCAGCAGCACCATGGACCAACAGCACCATGGACCAACAGCACCATGGACCAACAGCACCATGGACCAAcagcaccatggaccagtagCACCATGGACCAAcagcaccatggaccagtag